The Bernardetia litoralis DSM 6794 genome includes a window with the following:
- a CDS encoding T9SS type A sorting domain-containing protein — protein MVELQADSVENATYTWFLNGTNLGINGQTITANHLGNYQVFVQKGVCSFMSEKVFVKLNQNPIAKLQQLNGINFCQNGELNASLGSSFEITPTENGSYSAKITNQNGCIIQTRTVYFSIPELPVITGEEDLKTDLFKIYPNPSKGIFKVQFPVVLTENVEISIFDTTGKIIKTQFFEKNNQEFVIDIQNVAKGMYLIRFNQNNTVYSKSIILE, from the coding sequence ATGGTGGAATTACAAGCTGATTCAGTAGAAAATGCAACTTATACGTGGTTTTTGAATGGAACTAATTTGGGAATAAATGGACAAACTATTACAGCCAACCATTTGGGAAATTATCAAGTATTTGTTCAAAAAGGAGTTTGTAGTTTTATGTCTGAAAAAGTATTTGTTAAGTTAAATCAAAATCCAATAGCCAAACTTCAACAATTAAATGGGATAAATTTCTGTCAAAATGGAGAATTAAATGCTAGTTTGGGTTCTAGTTTTGAGATTACACCAACAGAAAATGGTTCTTACTCAGCCAAAATAACCAATCAAAATGGTTGTATTATTCAAACAAGAACAGTTTATTTCTCTATTCCAGAACTTCCAGTAATTACAGGCGAAGAAGATTTGAAAACAGATTTATTCAAAATTTATCCAAATCCAAGTAAAGGAATCTTTAAGGTTCAATTCCCAGTAGTCTTAACAGAAAATGTAGAAATATCTATTTTTGATACCACTGGAAAAATAATCAAGACCCAATTTTTTGAGAAAAATAATCAAGAATTTGTCATTGATATTCAAAATGTAGCAAAAGGAATGTACTTGATTCGCTTCAATCAAAATAACACAGTTTATTCTAAATCAATTATTTTAGAATAG